The following nucleotide sequence is from Futiania mangrovi.
CGGAGCAGGTCCGCACCCTGCTGCTCTTGCGCGGCGAGGCGCGGATGGATCCGATGGCAGAGACGCTGATGCACTTCGCCGCACGCGCCGACCACCTGGCGCATTGCATCCGGCCGGCACTGGCCGAAGGCCGCATCGTCCTGTGCGACCGCTTCACGGATTCGACGCGCGCCTACCAAGGCGCCGGACACGGTGTTCCCCTCACGCAGATCGACGCGCTCGACGAGATGGTGACTGGGACCACGCAGCCAGACCTGACGCTGCTGCTCGAGGTGCCGCCTGCGGTGAGCAGGCAACGGAGAGTCGCGCGGGACGGGGTGGGCGGCGGCGACCGCTACGAGGACCTTGCCGACGACTTTCATGCCCGCGTCGCAGCAGGCTTTTCGCAATTGCCGGCCCGCTATCCCGGGCGGATCGTCCGCGTCGACGGCAGCGGCACCGAGACCGCCGTCGCCGCCCGCATTGCCGCGATCGTTGCCGAACGGCTCGCACTCTGAGCACGCCTGTGCGAAAAGTGCGGTGCCTTCCCCTCCCGCGACGGACGCCGGCCTGACCCTATGAGCGACGACACCCAGCAGGACAGCGACTGCCGCCCCGGCGCGCCGCATCCGCGCACCCGCTTCGGCCTGCACGGACACGACCGCGCGGTCGAGGTGTTCCTGTCGTCCTGGGCCTCGGGGCGTCTGCCCCATGCGTGGCTGGTCGGGGGCGAGGAGGGGATCGGCAAGGCGACGATGGCCTACCACCTGATACGCGCGTTGCTGCGTCACGGGGACCGCGCGCCGGCCACGGTGGCGGAGGTGACGCAGGCCCCGCCCGACGAGGTCGCGCGGCGCATCGCCGCGGGCGGGCACGGCAACCTGATCGTTCTGCGTCGGCCGTGGGACGACAAGAAGAAGCGCGCCCAGGCGGTTCTGCCGGTGGCGGAGGTCCGCCGCCTCGGCGGGTTCCTGTCGCAGACTGCCAGCGAGAAGGGCTGGCGCATCGTCCTCGTCGACGGCGCAAACGACATGAATACGAGCGCGGCGAACGCGCTTCTCAAGAGCCTTGAGGAACCGCCGCGCAAGACATTGTTTTTCCTGATTTCTGACCGGCCCGGAGCCTTGCTTCCGACAATCCGGTCACGGTGCGCCAGGTTGGAGTTGCAGCCCCTGACCCAGGCCGATACCCGATTGGTGCTGGCAGAGATCGGGACGATGGGTGAGGGGGAAGGGGACCTCGACGCCGCCGTGGCGCTGTCCGCTGGCAGCCCGGGGCAAGCAGTCTCGCTGATGACAGGCGGGGTGCTGGGTATCTACCGGGACCTGCTCGGATTGCTTGGGGACGGCGATCTCGCGCGCACGCAGCGCGAGGCCCTGGCGACAGCGGTGACGGCAAAGAGCGGCGAGGGGGATCTGGACGGCCTGGTTGCCGCCCTCGGCCTGCTTCTGCCGCAGATCGCACGTGCGGGGGCTTGCGGTGCTGCACCTGACGACGTGCCTGACTTTGCGCGCGACCTCATCGTGCGGGAAGCGGGGCGCAGGCCCCTTGATGCCTGGCCAGCCGTGTGGGAGAAGACCGTGGACATCGCCGGGGAAGCGCGCGCCTACAACCTGGACCCCTACCAGACCGCGCTCCACATTCTCGATGACTTCCTCGACCCGGGCGGAGCTGCATGATGCTGGTCGACAGCCATTGCCATCTCGATTTTCCCCAATTCGGCGAAGACCTTGACGGCGTTCTTTCACGTGCGGCGGAGGCGGGTGTCGGCGCGATGCTGACCATCTCGACGTCGATTGGGCGCTTTCCGGGCGTGCTCGAAGTCGCGCGCCGCTCCCCCGTACTCTATGCCTCCGTCGGGGTGCATCCGCACGAGGCGGGCGCGGAGCCCGACGTGACCACCAACGATCTGCTGATGCGCGCGCGTGATCCGAAGG
It contains:
- the tmk gene encoding dTMP kinase; this translates as MPAGGEGGTSGRGPGRFITFEGGEGTGKSTQIRLLAQHLAAAGHAVTLTREPGGTAMAEQVRTLLLLRGEARMDPMAETLMHFAARADHLAHCIRPALAEGRIVLCDRFTDSTRAYQGAGHGVPLTQIDALDEMVTGTTQPDLTLLLEVPPAVSRQRRVARDGVGGGDRYEDLADDFHARVAAGFSQLPARYPGRIVRVDGSGTETAVAARIAAIVAERLAL
- a CDS encoding DNA polymerase III subunit delta' — translated: MSDDTQQDSDCRPGAPHPRTRFGLHGHDRAVEVFLSSWASGRLPHAWLVGGEEGIGKATMAYHLIRALLRHGDRAPATVAEVTQAPPDEVARRIAAGGHGNLIVLRRPWDDKKKRAQAVLPVAEVRRLGGFLSQTASEKGWRIVLVDGANDMNTSAANALLKSLEEPPRKTLFFLISDRPGALLPTIRSRCARLELQPLTQADTRLVLAEIGTMGEGEGDLDAAVALSAGSPGQAVSLMTGGVLGIYRDLLGLLGDGDLARTQREALATAVTAKSGEGDLDGLVAALGLLLPQIARAGACGAAPDDVPDFARDLIVREAGRRPLDAWPAVWEKTVDIAGEARAYNLDPYQTALHILDDFLDPGGAA